Below is a genomic region from Tautonia marina.
CTCGATGCGCCGCTTCGAGATGGACGACGAACGATTCCGACGCATCGCCCACCTCTTGCCCGGGAAGCCCGGCGACCCCGGAGCCACCGCCAAGGACAACAAGCTCTTCCTCGACGCCGTGCTCTGGGTCGCCCGCACCGGTGCCCCCTGGTCCGACCTGCCGGCCCGCTTCGGCAAGCACGACACGGTCTTCCAGCGGTTCAACCGCTGGGCCAAGACGGGGACCTGGGCCCGGATCATGGAGGCCCTCGGCGGCGACGCCGACCTGGAGAACCTGCTCATCGACTCCACCTCGGTCCGCGCCCACCGCCATGCCGCCGGCGCCCGAAAAAAAG
It encodes:
- a CDS encoding IS5 family transposase, which encodes SMRRFEMDDERFRRIAHLLPGKPGDPGATAKDNKLFLDAVLWVARTGAPWSDLPARFGKHDTVFQRFNRWAKTGTWARIMEALGGDADLENLLIDSTSVRAHRHAAGARKKAVNRLSAGPGAA